From one Catharus ustulatus isolate bCatUst1 chromosome 1, bCatUst1.pri.v2, whole genome shotgun sequence genomic stretch:
- the ACBD7 gene encoding acyl-CoA-binding domain-containing protein 7 codes for MTLQADFDGAAEDVKKLKTRPTDEELKELYGFYKQATVGDINIECPGMLDLKGKAKWEAWNLKKGLSKEDAMNAYISKARAMVEKYGI; via the exons GCTGACTTTGATGGTGCTGCAGaagatgtaaaaaaattaaaaacaagaccAACTGATGAAGAACTGAAGGAACTATATGGATTCTACAAACAGGCTACTGTTGGAGATATTAATATTG AATGTCCAGGAATGCTAGATTTGAAAGGCAAAGCCAAATGGGAGGCATGGAACCTGAAAAAAG GTCTATCAAAGGAGGATGCCATGAATGCCTATATCTCTAAAGCAAGAGCAATGGTAGAAAAATATGGAATCTag